A part of Corvus cornix cornix isolate S_Up_H32 chromosome Z, ASM73873v5, whole genome shotgun sequence genomic DNA contains:
- the MOCS2 gene encoding molybdopterin synthase catalytic subunit, protein MEESEDVPKDFIKLKSEKLSVDEVSELVVSPYCGAVSLFIGTTRNNFEGKKVIHLEYDAYTSMAETEIKKICRAVRQKWPSVKHIAVHHRLGVVPITEASVIIAVSSPHRAESLEAVMYCINTLKASVPIWKKEIYEDEYSWKENKECFWANSEK, encoded by the exons ATGGAAGAAAGCGAAGATGTGCCAAAAGATTTTATCAAGCTCAAGTCTGAAAAGCTCTCTGTAGATGAAGTGTCAGAGCTGGTCGTTTCACCATACTGTGGGGCAGTGTCTCTGTTCATTG GTActacaagaaataattttgaaggaaaaaaagtgatcCACTTAGAATATGACGCATATACTTCAATGGCAgagactgaaataaagaaaatctgcaGAGCTGTTAGACAGAAATGGCCTTCAGTCAAACATATTGCAGTGCACCATAGACTTGG TGTGGTTCCAATAACTGAAGCAAGTGTAATTATTGCAGTCTCCTCTCCACACAGAGCAGAATCCCTTGAAGCTGTAATGTACTGCATCAATACCTTAAAAGCATCTGTCCCGATATGGAAAAAG GAGATTTATGAGGATGAATattcttggaaagaaaacaaggaatgcTTTTGggcaaattcagaaaaataa
- the LOC104686659 gene encoding uncharacterized protein LOC104686659, producing the protein MRAGLRVPLNIRLVKVPFPKPQPEFWGKAAASPTFATHPSGTGAGAARPDSASGATALPARPQGAVRARRRSPGRRRRRGPAAEGSLPRDGGSMRCQVSVLYFARSAELAGLRCETLSVPREITSLQLWEEIVKAHPRLAVIRDQVVFAVRQEYVLLGDQLLVLQPGDEVAIIPPISGG; encoded by the exons ATGCGCGCGGGGCTCCGAGTCCCCCTGAACATCCGGCTTGTAAAAGTGCCGTTCCCAAAACCTCAGCCTGAGTTTTGGGGCAAAGCCGCAGCCTCTCCCACCTTCGCCACCCACCCGTCCGGAACaggagccggggctgcccggCCCGACAGCGCAAGCGGGGCCACCGCGCTCCCGGCTAGGCCGCAGGGGGCGGTCCGGGCCCGGCGCCGCTCTCCCGGGCGCAGGCGCCGCCGTGGGCCCGCGGCTGAAGGCAGCTTGCCCCGGGACGGCGGCTCCATGCGCTGCCAG GTCTCGGTGCTGTATTTCGCCAGGAGTGCGGAGCTGGCGGGGCTGCGCTGCGAGACCCTCTCGGTGCCACGGGAGATcacctctctgcagctctgggaggagATCGTCAAGGCTCACCCCAG GCTTGCTGTCATCCGGGATCAAGTGGTTTTTGCTGTTCGGCAGGAGTACGTGCTTCTTGGAGAtcagctcctggtcctgcagccTGGAGACGAGGTGGCCATCATCCCACCGATTAGTGGAGGCTGA